The sequence below is a genomic window from Desulfonauticus submarinus.
CTATTAGTCCTATAGCGGTGGCTGGGGCAGGTTTTTCTCCTCAGCAAATGGTTAAAATTGCTTTGACCTTAGATGAGATTGCCCAAACAGTAGGTATTGATTTTATTGGTGGATTTTCCGCTCTTATAGAAAAAGGAATTATCAAAGGAGATAAAGCTTTAATAGACTCCATTCCAGAGGCCTTGAGTACTACTACAAGGGTATGCGCCTCTGTTAATGCTGCTTCTTCTAAAGCAGGCATTAATGTAGATGGAGTATGTTTACTGGCAAAGATTATTAAACAAGCTGCTTTTTTAAGTAAGGATAAAGATGGTCTTGCATGTGCAAAGCTGTGTGTTTTTGCCAATATTCCTCAAGATGTTCCTTTTATGGCTGGAGCCTATTTAGGTGTAGGGGAGCCAGAGGCAGTTATAAATGTGGGTGTAAGTGGTCCTGGCGTGGTGAAGAAGGCTATAGATAGGGCATTAGAAGCTAATCCAAAAGCAGATTTGGGCTATTTAGCAGAAGTTATTAAGCGTACCTCCTTTAAAGTTACAAGGGTAGGTGAGCTTATTGGACGAGAAGTTGCTAATAAGTTGGGGGTTAAATTTGGAATAGTGGATTTATCTCTCGCTCCTACTCCTAATGTGGGAGATAGTGTGGGAGAAATTTTTCAATCTTTGGGATTAAAAGCCATTGGTGTTCCTGGTAGTACTGCTTTATTGGCTATGTTAAATGATGCAGTAAAAAAAGGCGGAGCCTTTGCTAGTTCATATGTAGGTGGTCTTAGCGGAGCATTTATCCCTGTTAGTGAAGATTTGAATATTAATCAGGCTGTAGAAGATGGTTATTTGTCCTTGGCTAAATTGGAAGCCATGACTTCTGTCTGTTCGGTAGGATTAGATATGGTTGCTATTCCTGGAGATACATCTGAACAGACATT
It includes:
- a CDS encoding PFL family protein, with the protein product MFSEKEVLSTFEMVKNEHLDVRTVTLGVSIFDCASSSLSTFQEKLKKKIIGYARNLVDICDQVGEKYGISVVNKRIAISPIAVAGAGFSPQQMVKIALTLDEIAQTVGIDFIGGFSALIEKGIIKGDKALIDSIPEALSTTTRVCASVNAASSKAGINVDGVCLLAKIIKQAAFLSKDKDGLACAKLCVFANIPQDVPFMAGAYLGVGEPEAVINVGVSGPGVVKKAIDRALEANPKADLGYLAEVIKRTSFKVTRVGELIGREVANKLGVKFGIVDLSLAPTPNVGDSVGEIFQSLGLKAIGVPGSTALLAMLNDAVKKGGAFASSYVGGLSGAFIPVSEDLNINQAVEDGYLSLAKLEAMTSVCSVGLDMVAIPGDTSEQTLAAIIADELAIGVINKKTTATRIIPVPGKKAGEKAYFGGLLGEATIIEVIEGDSGNFIAKGGLIPAPIQSLTN